One Tripterygium wilfordii isolate XIE 37 chromosome 10, ASM1340144v1, whole genome shotgun sequence DNA segment encodes these proteins:
- the LOC120007624 gene encoding uncharacterized protein LOC120007624 isoform X4 — protein MVRTRGASVVRVTRGERVRWSPRKINNRDISTNENEGAGEQIVQDETNQRVTRRERVRWSPRRINNRAVSTNENEGAGDQVVQDETNQRVTRRERVRWSPRRINNRDLSTNENERAGDQVVQDETNQRDEIQVQDETLFPQTQPESLTPSSAASTSNDAIKKIVRGKYKCLNLDLKTKGGKLEIVMPDDIQRAVGKNSRDVVNFCGYIVRSMAPLFVEKEGKMMDAKWEDIVGTIGELMWTQVKEKFIVAEGKQYKFQAFVIDTMRRLYRIWKHRLHETYKRFQTDEERLENVPSDVKSEDWKLLIEYFSSEKFQKISQRNTANRAKLVTKHTCGTRSFAEVEESMRDPISGKKPPPDEIWLKQHTKKSKEGELQWSDPISKEVHEKLHDLVVQQEETPPESQLTNDEMLLQVLGQKSGYFRGKGAGTRPPTKRTRYLENMQEEVQRAVDSARESMIESLRADVSNELKAEIRKTVEMELKNDLTEQIQRQFNAMFQARMAAFLGSSSQSDTSVPTRPTNPG, from the exons ATGGTACGTACTCGAGGAGCAAGTGTCGTACGAGTTACACGAGGTGAACGTGTAAGATGGTCTCCGAGGAAAATTAATAATAGAGACATATccacaaatgaaaatgaaggagCTGGAGAACAAATAGTGCAAGATGAGACAAATCAAAGAGTTACACGACGTGAACGTGTAAGATGGTCTCCGAGGAGAATTAATAATAGAGCTGTATccacaaatgaaaatgaaggagCTGGAGATCAAGTAGTGCAAGATGAGACAAATCAAAGAGTTACACGACGTGAACGTGTAAGATGGTCTCCGAGGAGAATTAATAATAGAGATCTATccacaaatgaaaatgaaagagcTGGAGATCAAGTAGTGCAAGATGAGACAAATCAAAGAGATGAAATTCAAGTGCAAGATGAGACACTATTTCCCCAAACACAACCTGAGTCATTGACTCCTAGTAGTGCTG CTTCCACCTCTAATGATGCCATCAAAAAGATTGTACGAGGCAAATATAAATGTTTGAATTTAGATTTGAAAACCAAAGGTGGAAAATTAGAAATTGTTATGCCTGATGACATTCAAAGAGCTGTTGGAAAAAATTCAAGAGATGTTGTCAATTTTTGTGGTTACATTGTTAGAAGCATGGCGCCTTTGTTTGTGGAGAAAGAGGGAAAAATGATGGATGCCAAGTGGGAGGACATTGTAGGCACCATAGGGGAACTTATGTGGACCCAAGTGAAG GAGAAGTTTATAGTGGCTGAAGGCAAGCAATACAAATTTCAAGCATTTGTTATAGACACCATGCGACGCTTGTATAGAATTTGGAAGCACAGATTACATGAGACTTATAAAAGGTTTCAGACAGATGAAGAAAGGTTGGAAAATGTTCCTAGTGATGTAAAGAGTGAAGATTGGAAGCTTTTGATCGAGTACTTCAGCTCAGAGAAGTTTCAG AAAATTAGCCAAAGAAATACAGCAAATAGAGCTAAGCTTGTGACGAAACATACTTGTGGTACAAGATCATTCGCCGAAGTTGAGGAGTCAATG AGAGATCCGATCTCTGGAAAAAAGCCACCACCAGATGAGATTTGGCTTAAACAACATACGAAGAAAAGTAAAGAAGGGGAATTACAGTGGTCTGATCCGATCTCCAAAGAAGTTCAT GAAAAACTTCATGATCTTGTCGTTCAACAAGAAGAAACTCCTCCTGAATCTCAACTTACAAATGATGAGATGTTGCTGCAAGTTCTTGGTCAAAAGTCCGGTTATTTTCGAGGTAAAGGTGCTGGAACAAGACCACcaacaaaaagaacaagatATCTCGAAAACATGCAAGAAGAAGTACAACGGGCTGTTGACTCGGCTAGGGAATCCATGATTGAAAGTTTACGGGCTGATGTCAGTAACGAACTCAAAGCTGAAATCAGAAAAACTGTGGAAATGGAGCTGAAGAATGATCTTACGGAGCAAATTCAAAGGCAATTTAATGCTATGTTCCAAGCACGAATGGCTGCCTTTTTAGGTTCTTCATCACAATCAGACACTTCAGTGCCGACAAGACCTACAAATCCTG GTTAA
- the LOC120007624 gene encoding uncharacterized protein LOC120007624 isoform X2: protein MTWILHGEKLNASTKASNFNCDENLNEEVQMDDVDDLIGLVHDAYAFENVNTSQTHEEMFGETPNDEASKFYKLLKDATVELYPSSKVSKLSFIVKFLNLKTLHNLTCNAADAVLDFCKEILPSNALVPNSYYEARAIIRDLCLDYEKIDACKNDCVLFWEEHKDAQCCPICGLSRWKVVNRKRKIPHKILRYFPLKGRLQKLYMSKKTAKDMRWHEHGRVDDGILRHPADSIAWKSFDEQHKSFSEDPRNVRLGLASDGFNPYGNMSTSYSIWPVVLVPYNLPPWLCMKQPYFMMTLLIPGRKCPENDIDVYLQPLIKELLELWEVGVHTYDAYAQQNFQLRAAVMWTINDFPAYGNLSGWVTKGKLACPCCHKDTSYLSIRSKLCYMGHRRFLPIDHPWRRNMASFNGEIEDRIAPQMLTGDGVLDQLRFFKGVIFGKGQKRKRTVCDNVYNWKKKSIFFQLPYWKTLQLRHNLDVMHIERNVSDNVLGTLMNMAGKTKDTIKSRYDLVDMGIRETLHPLVEGNKIILPAACYVLPPSAKIKFCNFLANLRVPDGFSSNISRCVNVGEKKIHGLKCHDHHVFFQRILPLSIRGLLPKEVCGPLTELSNFFKNLCSKSLRLEDLDQLEEHIPRTLCKLETIFPPAFFDVMIHLPIHLAKEAKIAGPVHYRWMYPIERYLRTLKKYVRNKARPEGSIAEGYILDECSTFCARYLNSVETKFNKAPRNDDGGISNHGLSIFGKFGRPKGAYILYELSFEEYDQARMYVLQNCDEVWPFIEEHKTEFSMLSRRNALERHYKEFHTWFYHRVSKLHADGHATDELLSLATGPLRTTHRYSTFITNGFRFHTKDRATERTSQNSGVLVKGDDSSPEKEYYGILKDVFELSYVGGRKVFLFRCHWWDVGRLGRGYKIDKYGYTSVNVNGSLNSSEPFVLAFQAEQVFYIEDNVDNEWLVVVKTTPRDLYSMPPVKEGNSTDFENSSEEEEEEEDAYQQQDFEQNMYPMEHENMMPILSRDDVEPETFNVNIDFDGSEEFIDDNVDNELDDDHFEIEFDD, encoded by the exons atgACATGGATTCTTCATGGAGAAAAGTTAAATGCCTCAACAAAAGCTTCCaattttaattgtgatgagaatTTGAATGAGGAAGTACAAatggatgatgttgatgatttaaTTGGGCTAGTTCATGATGCATATGCATTTGAAAATGTGAATACTTCTCAAACTCATGAAGAAATGTTTGGTGAAACCCCGAATGATGAGGCTAGCAAGTTTTATAAGCTACTAAAAGATGCTACTGTGGAACTTTACCCGAGCTCTAAAGTctcaaaattatcttttattgtGAAATTCCTAAACCTTAAGACTCTTCACAATTTGACTTGCAATGCAGCAGATGCTGTGTTAGACTTTTGCAAAGAGATTCTACCTAGTAATGCTTTGGTTCCGAATTCATATTATGAGGCACGGGCCATCATTCGAGATTTATGTCTTGATTATGAAAAAATTGATGCTTGTAAGAATGATTGTGTACTGTTTTGGGAAGAACATAAAGATGCACAGTGTTGTCCAATTTGCGGTTTATCTAGATGGAAGGTAGTGAATCGTAAACGTAAAATTCCTCATAAGATTTTGCGTTATTTTCCACTTAAAGGTAGATTGCAGAAGTtatatatgtcaaaaaaaaCTGCAAAGGACATGAGATGGCATGAGCATGGGCGTGTTGATGATGGGATATTAAGACATCCAGCAGATTCTATTGCTTGGAAATCATTTGATGAGCAACACAAGTCTTTTTCAGAGGATCCAAGGAACGTACGACTTGGTTTAGCAAGTGATGGGTTCAATCCTTATGGGAACATGAGCACTTCATACAGTATTTGGCCAGTCGTGCTAGTTCCATATAACTTACCTCCTTGGTTATGCATGAAGCAACCTTACTTCATGATGACACTTCTTATTCCAGGACGTAAATGTCCAGAAAATGACATCGATGTCTACTTACAGCCTTTGATCAAAGAGTTATTGGAGCTTTGGGAGGTTGGGGTTCATACATATGATGCATATGCACAACAAAATTTCCAGTTACGTGCTGCTGTAATGTGGACCATTAATGATTTTCCAGCATATGGTAACTTATCTGGATGGGTGACTAAAGGAAAACTAGCTTGTCCATGTTGCCATAAAGACACTAGCTATCTTTCAATCAGAAGCAAGCTATGTTATATGGGCCACCGTCGTTTCTTGCCAATTGATCATCCTTGGAGACGTAATATGGCATCATTCAATGGAGAAATTGAGGATCGGATTGCACCTCAAATGTTGACAGGAGATGGAGTATTAGACCAATTACGTTTCTTTAAAGGTGTTATATTTGGTAAAGGCCAAAAAAGAAAGCGCACTGTCTGTGATAATGTCTACAAttggaaaaagaagagcattttcTTTCAACTTCCTTATTGgaaaacccttcaattacgtCATAATCTTGACGTTATGCATATTGAACGTAACGTTTCAGATAATGTGCTTGGAACTTTGATGAACATGGCTGGAAAGACAAAAGACACAATTAAGAGCCGTTATGATTTAGTAGACATGGGTATCAGAGAAACTCTTCATCCTCTTGTTGAAGGAAATAAGATAATATTGCCTGCAGCGTGCTATGTCTTACCTCCAAGTGCTAAGAtcaaattttgtaattttttggcAAATCTAAGAGTTCCGGATGGTTTCTCGTCAAATATATCAAGATGTGTGAATGTTGGTGAGAAGAAGATTCATGGTTTAAAGTGTCATGACCATCATGTATTTTTTCAACGAATACTTCCACTTTCTATTAGGGGGTTACTTCCAAAAGAGGTGTGTGGGCCATTGACTGAGTTAAGCAACTTTTTCAAGAACTTATGTTCAAAGTCATTACGGCTTGAAGATTTAGACCAACTCGAAGAGCATATTCCTAGGACACTATGCAAGTTAGAAACAATATTTCCACCAGCCTTTTTTGATGTGATGATCCACTTGCCAATTCATTTGGCAAAAGAGGCTAAAATTGCTGGGCCTGTGCACTATAGATGGATGTATCCAATTGAAAG GTATCTACGTACACTTAAGAAATATGTTCGCAATAAAGCTCGTCCAGAAGGATCAATCGCAGAAGGATACATATTGGATGAATGCTCTACGTTTTGTGCTAGGTACCTTAATAGTGtggaaacaaaatttaataagGCACCAAGAAACGATGATGGTGGTATCTCGAATCATGGCTTGtcaatttttggaaaatttggtCGTCCTAAAGGAGCTTACATATTGTATGAGTTAAGTTTTGAAGAATATGATCAAGCTCGTATGTATGTGCTCCAAAATTGTGATGAAGTGTGGCCTTTTATCGA GGAGCATAAAACTGAATTTTCTATGCTAAGCCGAAGAAATGCATTGGAAAGGCATTACAAAGAGTTTCACACCTGGTTTTATCATCGT GTATCAAAGCTACATGCAGATGGGCATGCAACAGATGAGCTCCTTAGTTTGGCTACTGGTCCTTTAAGAACGACACATCGATATTCCACATTCATCACTAATGGTTTTCGATTTCATACCAAAGATCGTGCCACGGAGAGAACAAGTCAGAATAGTGGAGTTTTAGTGAAAGGAGATGATTCTTCCCCAGAAAAAGAGTATTATGGCATTTTAAAAGATGTTTTTGAACTATCTTATGTAGGAGGACGAAAAGTGTTTCTCTTTAGGTGTCATTGGTGGGATGTGGGGCGACTTGGAAGAGGATATAAGATCGATAAATATGGCTACACAAGTGTCAATGTGAATGGGTCTTTAAACAGTAGTGAGCCTTTTGTGCTAGCCTTTCAAGCTGAGCAAGTATTTTACATCGAAGATAATGTTGATAATGAATGGCTTGTTGTTGTTAAAACCACTCCTCGTGATCTTTATAGTATGCCACCTGTGAAGGAAGGAAATTCAACTGATTTTGAAAATtcatcagaagaagaagaagaagaagaagatgcttACCAACAACAAGATTTTGAGCAAAACATGTATCCCATGGAACATGAAAACATGATGCCTATCCTTTCAAGGGATGATGTTGAGCCTGAGACTTTTAATGTCAATATAGACTTTGATGGGTCAGAGGAGTTTATTGATGACAATGTAGACAATGAACTAGACGATGATCACTTTGAGATTGAGTTTGATGACTAG
- the LOC120007624 gene encoding uncharacterized protein LOC120007624 isoform X3, with protein sequence MSKKTAKDMRWHEHGRVDDGILRHPADSIAWKSFDEQHKSFSEDPRNVRLGLASDGFNPYGNMSTSYSIWPVVLVPYNLPPWLCMKQPYFMMTLLIPGRKCPENDIDVYLQPLIKELLELWEVGVHTYDAYAQQNFQLRAAVMWTINDFPAYGNLSGWVTKGKLACPCCHKDTSYLSIRSKLCYMGHRRFLPIDHPWRRNMASFNGEIEDRIAPQMLTGDGVLDQLRFFKGVIFGKGQKRKRTVCDNVYNWKKKSIFFQLPYWKTLQLRHNLDVMHIERNVSDNVLGTLMNMAGKTKDTIKSRYDLVDMGIRETLHPLVEGNKIILPAACYVLPPSAKIKFCNFLANLRVPDGFSSNISRCVNVGEKKIHGLKCHDHHVFFQRILPLSIRGLLPKEVCGPLTELSNFFKNLCSKSLRLEDLDQLEEHIPRTLCKLETIFPPAFFDVMIHLPIHLAKEAKIAGPVHYRWMYPIERYLRTLKKYVRNKARPEGSIAEGYILDECSTFCARYLNSVETKFNKAPRNDDGGISNHGLSIFGKFGRPKGAYILYELSFEEYDQARMYVLQNCDEVWPFIEEHKTEFSMLSRRNALERHYKEFHTWFYHRVSKLHADGHATDELLSLATGPLRTTHRYSTFITNGFRFHTKDRATERTSQNSGVLVKGDDSSPEKEYYGILKDVFELSYVGGRKVFLFRCHWWDVGRLGRGYKIDKYGYTSVNVNGSLNSSEPFVLAFQAEQVFYIEDNVDNEWLVVVKTTPRDLYSMPPVKEGNSTDFENSSEEEEEEEDAYQQQDFEQNMYPMEHENMMPILSRDDVEPETFNVNIDFDGSEEFIDDNVDNELDDDHFEIEFDD encoded by the exons atgtcaaaaaaaaCTGCAAAGGACATGAGATGGCATGAGCATGGGCGTGTTGATGATGGGATATTAAGACATCCAGCAGATTCTATTGCTTGGAAATCATTTGATGAGCAACACAAGTCTTTTTCAGAGGATCCAAGGAACGTACGACTTGGTTTAGCAAGTGATGGGTTCAATCCTTATGGGAACATGAGCACTTCATACAGTATTTGGCCAGTCGTGCTAGTTCCATATAACTTACCTCCTTGGTTATGCATGAAGCAACCTTACTTCATGATGACACTTCTTATTCCAGGACGTAAATGTCCAGAAAATGACATCGATGTCTACTTACAGCCTTTGATCAAAGAGTTATTGGAGCTTTGGGAGGTTGGGGTTCATACATATGATGCATATGCACAACAAAATTTCCAGTTACGTGCTGCTGTAATGTGGACCATTAATGATTTTCCAGCATATGGTAACTTATCTGGATGGGTGACTAAAGGAAAACTAGCTTGTCCATGTTGCCATAAAGACACTAGCTATCTTTCAATCAGAAGCAAGCTATGTTATATGGGCCACCGTCGTTTCTTGCCAATTGATCATCCTTGGAGACGTAATATGGCATCATTCAATGGAGAAATTGAGGATCGGATTGCACCTCAAATGTTGACAGGAGATGGAGTATTAGACCAATTACGTTTCTTTAAAGGTGTTATATTTGGTAAAGGCCAAAAAAGAAAGCGCACTGTCTGTGATAATGTCTACAAttggaaaaagaagagcattttcTTTCAACTTCCTTATTGgaaaacccttcaattacgtCATAATCTTGACGTTATGCATATTGAACGTAACGTTTCAGATAATGTGCTTGGAACTTTGATGAACATGGCTGGAAAGACAAAAGACACAATTAAGAGCCGTTATGATTTAGTAGACATGGGTATCAGAGAAACTCTTCATCCTCTTGTTGAAGGAAATAAGATAATATTGCCTGCAGCGTGCTATGTCTTACCTCCAAGTGCTAAGAtcaaattttgtaattttttggcAAATCTAAGAGTTCCGGATGGTTTCTCGTCAAATATATCAAGATGTGTGAATGTTGGTGAGAAGAAGATTCATGGTTTAAAGTGTCATGACCATCATGTATTTTTTCAACGAATACTTCCACTTTCTATTAGGGGGTTACTTCCAAAAGAGGTGTGTGGGCCATTGACTGAGTTAAGCAACTTTTTCAAGAACTTATGTTCAAAGTCATTACGGCTTGAAGATTTAGACCAACTCGAAGAGCATATTCCTAGGACACTATGCAAGTTAGAAACAATATTTCCACCAGCCTTTTTTGATGTGATGATCCACTTGCCAATTCATTTGGCAAAAGAGGCTAAAATTGCTGGGCCTGTGCACTATAGATGGATGTATCCAATTGAAAG GTATCTACGTACACTTAAGAAATATGTTCGCAATAAAGCTCGTCCAGAAGGATCAATCGCAGAAGGATACATATTGGATGAATGCTCTACGTTTTGTGCTAGGTACCTTAATAGTGtggaaacaaaatttaataagGCACCAAGAAACGATGATGGTGGTATCTCGAATCATGGCTTGtcaatttttggaaaatttggtCGTCCTAAAGGAGCTTACATATTGTATGAGTTAAGTTTTGAAGAATATGATCAAGCTCGTATGTATGTGCTCCAAAATTGTGATGAAGTGTGGCCTTTTATCGA GGAGCATAAAACTGAATTTTCTATGCTAAGCCGAAGAAATGCATTGGAAAGGCATTACAAAGAGTTTCACACCTGGTTTTATCATCGT GTATCAAAGCTACATGCAGATGGGCATGCAACAGATGAGCTCCTTAGTTTGGCTACTGGTCCTTTAAGAACGACACATCGATATTCCACATTCATCACTAATGGTTTTCGATTTCATACCAAAGATCGTGCCACGGAGAGAACAAGTCAGAATAGTGGAGTTTTAGTGAAAGGAGATGATTCTTCCCCAGAAAAAGAGTATTATGGCATTTTAAAAGATGTTTTTGAACTATCTTATGTAGGAGGACGAAAAGTGTTTCTCTTTAGGTGTCATTGGTGGGATGTGGGGCGACTTGGAAGAGGATATAAGATCGATAAATATGGCTACACAAGTGTCAATGTGAATGGGTCTTTAAACAGTAGTGAGCCTTTTGTGCTAGCCTTTCAAGCTGAGCAAGTATTTTACATCGAAGATAATGTTGATAATGAATGGCTTGTTGTTGTTAAAACCACTCCTCGTGATCTTTATAGTATGCCACCTGTGAAGGAAGGAAATTCAACTGATTTTGAAAATtcatcagaagaagaagaagaagaagaagatgcttACCAACAACAAGATTTTGAGCAAAACATGTATCCCATGGAACATGAAAACATGATGCCTATCCTTTCAAGGGATGATGTTGAGCCTGAGACTTTTAATGTCAATATAGACTTTGATGGGTCAGAGGAGTTTATTGATGACAATGTAGACAATGAACTAGACGATGATCACTTTGAGATTGAGTTTGATGACTAG
- the LOC120007624 gene encoding uncharacterized protein LOC120007624 isoform X1 has translation MLNKEWIKSDNRVSIEYREGIDAFIGFVSRQGGDNERIRCPCNKCRNTAFKSTTEVRLHLLRNGFNKNYMTWILHGEKLNASTKASNFNCDENLNEEVQMDDVDDLIGLVHDAYAFENVNTSQTHEEMFGETPNDEASKFYKLLKDATVELYPSSKVSKLSFIVKFLNLKTLHNLTCNAADAVLDFCKEILPSNALVPNSYYEARAIIRDLCLDYEKIDACKNDCVLFWEEHKDAQCCPICGLSRWKVVNRKRKIPHKILRYFPLKGRLQKLYMSKKTAKDMRWHEHGRVDDGILRHPADSIAWKSFDEQHKSFSEDPRNVRLGLASDGFNPYGNMSTSYSIWPVVLVPYNLPPWLCMKQPYFMMTLLIPGRKCPENDIDVYLQPLIKELLELWEVGVHTYDAYAQQNFQLRAAVMWTINDFPAYGNLSGWVTKGKLACPCCHKDTSYLSIRSKLCYMGHRRFLPIDHPWRRNMASFNGEIEDRIAPQMLTGDGVLDQLRFFKGVIFGKGQKRKRTVCDNVYNWKKKSIFFQLPYWKTLQLRHNLDVMHIERNVSDNVLGTLMNMAGKTKDTIKSRYDLVDMGIRETLHPLVEGNKIILPAACYVLPPSAKIKFCNFLANLRVPDGFSSNISRCVNVGEKKIHGLKCHDHHVFFQRILPLSIRGLLPKEVCGPLTELSNFFKNLCSKSLRLEDLDQLEEHIPRTLCKLETIFPPAFFDVMIHLPIHLAKEAKIAGPVHYRWMYPIERYLRTLKKYVRNKARPEGSIAEGYILDECSTFCARYLNSVETKFNKAPRNDDGGISNHGLSIFGKFGRPKGAYILYELSFEEYDQARMYVLQNCDEVWPFIEEHKTEFSMLSRRNALERHYKEFHTWFYHRVSKLHADGHATDELLSLATGPLRTTHRYSTFITNGFRFHTKDRATERTSQNSGVLVKGDDSSPEKEYYGILKDVFELSYVGGRKVFLFRCHWWDVGRLGRGYKIDKYGYTSVNVNGSLNSSEPFVLAFQAEQVFYIEDNVDNEWLVVVKTTPRDLYSMPPVKEGNSTDFENSSEEEEEEEDAYQQQDFEQNMYPMEHENMMPILSRDDVEPETFNVNIDFDGSEEFIDDNVDNELDDDHFEIEFDD, from the exons ATGTTGAACAAGGAATGGATAAAAAGTGATAATAGAGTCAGTATTGAGTATAGAGAAGGGATTGATGCATTTATTGGTTTTGTATCTCGTCAGGGGGGAGATAATGAAAGAATTAGGTGTCCTTGTAATAAATGTAGGAACACTGCATTCAAATCTACAACTGAAGTAAGGCTGCACTTATTGAGAAATGGAttcaataaaaattatatgACATGGATTCTTCATGGAGAAAAGTTAAATGCCTCAACAAAAGCTTCCaattttaattgtgatgagaatTTGAATGAGGAAGTACAAatggatgatgttgatgatttaaTTGGGCTAGTTCATGATGCATATGCATTTGAAAATGTGAATACTTCTCAAACTCATGAAGAAATGTTTGGTGAAACCCCGAATGATGAGGCTAGCAAGTTTTATAAGCTACTAAAAGATGCTACTGTGGAACTTTACCCGAGCTCTAAAGTctcaaaattatcttttattgtGAAATTCCTAAACCTTAAGACTCTTCACAATTTGACTTGCAATGCAGCAGATGCTGTGTTAGACTTTTGCAAAGAGATTCTACCTAGTAATGCTTTGGTTCCGAATTCATATTATGAGGCACGGGCCATCATTCGAGATTTATGTCTTGATTATGAAAAAATTGATGCTTGTAAGAATGATTGTGTACTGTTTTGGGAAGAACATAAAGATGCACAGTGTTGTCCAATTTGCGGTTTATCTAGATGGAAGGTAGTGAATCGTAAACGTAAAATTCCTCATAAGATTTTGCGTTATTTTCCACTTAAAGGTAGATTGCAGAAGTtatatatgtcaaaaaaaaCTGCAAAGGACATGAGATGGCATGAGCATGGGCGTGTTGATGATGGGATATTAAGACATCCAGCAGATTCTATTGCTTGGAAATCATTTGATGAGCAACACAAGTCTTTTTCAGAGGATCCAAGGAACGTACGACTTGGTTTAGCAAGTGATGGGTTCAATCCTTATGGGAACATGAGCACTTCATACAGTATTTGGCCAGTCGTGCTAGTTCCATATAACTTACCTCCTTGGTTATGCATGAAGCAACCTTACTTCATGATGACACTTCTTATTCCAGGACGTAAATGTCCAGAAAATGACATCGATGTCTACTTACAGCCTTTGATCAAAGAGTTATTGGAGCTTTGGGAGGTTGGGGTTCATACATATGATGCATATGCACAACAAAATTTCCAGTTACGTGCTGCTGTAATGTGGACCATTAATGATTTTCCAGCATATGGTAACTTATCTGGATGGGTGACTAAAGGAAAACTAGCTTGTCCATGTTGCCATAAAGACACTAGCTATCTTTCAATCAGAAGCAAGCTATGTTATATGGGCCACCGTCGTTTCTTGCCAATTGATCATCCTTGGAGACGTAATATGGCATCATTCAATGGAGAAATTGAGGATCGGATTGCACCTCAAATGTTGACAGGAGATGGAGTATTAGACCAATTACGTTTCTTTAAAGGTGTTATATTTGGTAAAGGCCAAAAAAGAAAGCGCACTGTCTGTGATAATGTCTACAAttggaaaaagaagagcattttcTTTCAACTTCCTTATTGgaaaacccttcaattacgtCATAATCTTGACGTTATGCATATTGAACGTAACGTTTCAGATAATGTGCTTGGAACTTTGATGAACATGGCTGGAAAGACAAAAGACACAATTAAGAGCCGTTATGATTTAGTAGACATGGGTATCAGAGAAACTCTTCATCCTCTTGTTGAAGGAAATAAGATAATATTGCCTGCAGCGTGCTATGTCTTACCTCCAAGTGCTAAGAtcaaattttgtaattttttggcAAATCTAAGAGTTCCGGATGGTTTCTCGTCAAATATATCAAGATGTGTGAATGTTGGTGAGAAGAAGATTCATGGTTTAAAGTGTCATGACCATCATGTATTTTTTCAACGAATACTTCCACTTTCTATTAGGGGGTTACTTCCAAAAGAGGTGTGTGGGCCATTGACTGAGTTAAGCAACTTTTTCAAGAACTTATGTTCAAAGTCATTACGGCTTGAAGATTTAGACCAACTCGAAGAGCATATTCCTAGGACACTATGCAAGTTAGAAACAATATTTCCACCAGCCTTTTTTGATGTGATGATCCACTTGCCAATTCATTTGGCAAAAGAGGCTAAAATTGCTGGGCCTGTGCACTATAGATGGATGTATCCAATTGAAAG GTATCTACGTACACTTAAGAAATATGTTCGCAATAAAGCTCGTCCAGAAGGATCAATCGCAGAAGGATACATATTGGATGAATGCTCTACGTTTTGTGCTAGGTACCTTAATAGTGtggaaacaaaatttaataagGCACCAAGAAACGATGATGGTGGTATCTCGAATCATGGCTTGtcaatttttggaaaatttggtCGTCCTAAAGGAGCTTACATATTGTATGAGTTAAGTTTTGAAGAATATGATCAAGCTCGTATGTATGTGCTCCAAAATTGTGATGAAGTGTGGCCTTTTATCGA GGAGCATAAAACTGAATTTTCTATGCTAAGCCGAAGAAATGCATTGGAAAGGCATTACAAAGAGTTTCACACCTGGTTTTATCATCGT GTATCAAAGCTACATGCAGATGGGCATGCAACAGATGAGCTCCTTAGTTTGGCTACTGGTCCTTTAAGAACGACACATCGATATTCCACATTCATCACTAATGGTTTTCGATTTCATACCAAAGATCGTGCCACGGAGAGAACAAGTCAGAATAGTGGAGTTTTAGTGAAAGGAGATGATTCTTCCCCAGAAAAAGAGTATTATGGCATTTTAAAAGATGTTTTTGAACTATCTTATGTAGGAGGACGAAAAGTGTTTCTCTTTAGGTGTCATTGGTGGGATGTGGGGCGACTTGGAAGAGGATATAAGATCGATAAATATGGCTACACAAGTGTCAATGTGAATGGGTCTTTAAACAGTAGTGAGCCTTTTGTGCTAGCCTTTCAAGCTGAGCAAGTATTTTACATCGAAGATAATGTTGATAATGAATGGCTTGTTGTTGTTAAAACCACTCCTCGTGATCTTTATAGTATGCCACCTGTGAAGGAAGGAAATTCAACTGATTTTGAAAATtcatcagaagaagaagaagaagaagaagatgcttACCAACAACAAGATTTTGAGCAAAACATGTATCCCATGGAACATGAAAACATGATGCCTATCCTTTCAAGGGATGATGTTGAGCCTGAGACTTTTAATGTCAATATAGACTTTGATGGGTCAGAGGAGTTTATTGATGACAATGTAGACAATGAACTAGACGATGATCACTTTGAGATTGAGTTTGATGACTAG